The Mucilaginibacter mallensis genome has a segment encoding these proteins:
- a CDS encoding WecB/TagA/CpsF family glycosyltransferase, producing the protein MKHVRAEQSWDIIIGKLGNFNIKRGITSFVNPYSIDLLKKSVDIANGVDYWYVDGIWLVKVINKTLKKNINRFSFDDTSVAPLVFKFARENKLNIGLIGTKEGVIEQAAKNLGEAYDIKFNYVRHGYFNSAADMDEALQILKDKDISVVICGMGTPKQEEFLITLKKSGWNGYGYTCGGYLHQSAQKVGYYPSFFDKYNIRWVYRIYSEPQLFKRYLIKYPLFFMRYGSYMRKKQQKG; encoded by the coding sequence ATGAAACATGTTCGTGCTGAACAAAGCTGGGATATCATTATTGGTAAGTTAGGAAATTTTAACATCAAGCGTGGTATCACTTCATTTGTTAATCCTTATTCTATAGATCTGCTTAAAAAATCAGTTGATATTGCCAACGGGGTAGATTATTGGTACGTTGATGGTATTTGGCTTGTTAAGGTTATAAATAAAACACTCAAGAAAAATATTAACCGCTTTAGTTTTGATGATACTTCGGTTGCCCCTTTGGTTTTTAAGTTTGCCCGCGAAAATAAACTTAACATTGGTTTAATTGGAACCAAAGAGGGGGTAATAGAACAAGCTGCTAAAAATCTGGGAGAGGCTTATGATATTAAATTTAATTATGTAAGGCATGGCTATTTTAATAGCGCTGCTGATATGGATGAAGCCCTGCAAATATTAAAAGATAAGGATATATCGGTTGTTATATGCGGTATGGGCACACCCAAACAAGAAGAGTTTTTAATAACACTAAAAAAATCAGGCTGGAATGGCTATGGATATACTTGCGGGGGCTATCTGCACCAGTCGGCCCAAAAAGTAGGGTATTATCCGTCTTTTTTTGATAAGTACAATATCAGGTGGGTCTATCGTATATATAGCGAGCCGCAATTGTTTAAACGATACCTAATAAAATACCCATTGTTTTTTATGCGATATGGTTCATATATGCGTAAAAAACAGCAAAAGGGCTAA
- the rfbC gene encoding dTDP-4-dehydrorhamnose 3,5-epimerase: protein MNIIQTHLEGCIVINPRIFNDDRGYFFESFNEKRFFDAIGREIHFVQDNQSFSTKGVLRGLHLQMGEHAQTKLVRVTRGEVLDVAVDLRKASPTYGQYHAVLLTETNNSQFLIPRGFAHGFVVLSDEAVFQYKCDNYYNKASEGGLYFADPDINIDWQLPAADLLVSDKDKELPFLKDAVDFGF, encoded by the coding sequence ATGAATATAATACAAACACATCTTGAAGGATGTATCGTTATAAACCCCCGGATATTTAATGATGACCGAGGTTATTTTTTTGAATCATTCAACGAAAAAAGGTTTTTTGATGCCATTGGCAGAGAGATACATTTTGTACAGGATAATCAATCTTTCTCAACAAAAGGTGTATTACGCGGGTTGCATCTGCAAATGGGCGAACACGCGCAGACAAAGCTGGTAAGAGTAACCCGTGGTGAGGTATTGGATGTTGCTGTCGACCTGAGAAAAGCTTCTCCAACTTACGGCCAATATCATGCCGTATTGCTTACTGAAACCAACAACAGTCAATTCTTAATCCCCCGTGGTTTTGCGCATGGTTTTGTGGTACTGAGCGATGAAGCCGTATTCCAGTATAAATGCGATAACTATTACAACAAAGCATCAGAGGGCGGTTTGTATTTCGCCGATCCGGATATAAATATCGACTGGCAATTACCTGCTGCTGATCTGCTGGTGTCAGACAAAGATAAAGAGCTGCCTTTTTTAAAAGATGCCGTTGATTTTGGTTTTTAA
- the cmk gene encoding (d)CMP kinase has product MNTNIVVAIDGYSSCGKSTLAKALSKKLHFIYVDSGAMYRAVALYFLRNNVDMTDHEQIAQALQNIHLNFHSRDYQTHIILNGEEVSEEIRLMPVSEKVAAVASLHQVRVEMVKQQQRMGKSSNIVMDGRDIGTAVFPHAQVKIFMTADPKIRAERRFKELAPKNPDLTLEEIFESLAHRDYQDTTRAESPLIRADDAIILDNTELTPDEQLQFVLDKVLPFVEQTK; this is encoded by the coding sequence ATGAATACAAACATTGTTGTTGCAATTGATGGCTACTCATCATGCGGTAAGAGCACTTTAGCCAAGGCATTAAGTAAAAAGCTTCATTTCATATACGTTGATAGTGGCGCGATGTATCGTGCTGTTGCGTTATATTTTTTACGCAATAACGTGGATATGACCGACCACGAACAAATAGCGCAGGCTTTGCAAAACATACACTTAAATTTTCATTCGCGCGATTATCAAACGCATATTATATTGAATGGGGAAGAAGTATCGGAAGAAATAAGGCTGATGCCGGTATCAGAAAAAGTTGCTGCAGTGGCTTCGTTACACCAGGTACGTGTTGAAATGGTTAAACAACAACAGCGTATGGGAAAATCAAGCAATATTGTAATGGATGGCCGCGATATTGGTACGGCTGTTTTTCCACATGCCCAGGTTAAGATATTTATGACTGCTGACCCGAAGATAAGGGCTGAAAGACGCTTTAAAGAACTTGCGCCTAAAAATCCGGATTTAACGCTTGAAGAGATATTTGAAAGTCTTGCCCATCGTGATTACCAGGATACCACACGTGCCGAAAGCCCTTTGATACGTGCGGACGATGCTATAATACTGGATAATACAGAGCTTACACCTGATGAACAGCTGCAATTTGTATTAGATAAAGTATTACCTTTTGTAGAGCAGACTAAATAA
- a CDS encoding SMP-30/gluconolactonase/LRE family protein: MDTKHITADLIFDAKAQLGEGAIWNHMESKLYWVDIEGRLFNVFDPVTNQNRTYNTLKRIGTVVPTNNGQVLVALEDGIATIELTDGTITYKIDTDIHLMHNKRFNDGKCDHEGRFWVGTHSMSGVREVSELYCISENFAMEEKVSGVSISNGIAWNADGSLMYYIDTPTGQVVQYDFDRQTGAIANKKVIITIPEEQGYPDGMTIDNEGMLWIALWDGFCVARFDPQTGEMIHKVAVPAPKVSSCAFGGDNLDTLYITTARAEMTEEELELYPLSGGVFAVKTDAKGMPAHYFK, encoded by the coding sequence ATGGACACAAAACATATAACTGCAGACCTGATTTTTGATGCAAAAGCCCAGCTTGGCGAAGGAGCAATATGGAACCATATGGAGAGCAAGCTTTATTGGGTTGATATTGAAGGCAGGTTATTTAATGTGTTTGATCCTGTAACCAATCAAAACAGAACTTATAATACATTAAAAAGAATTGGCACAGTAGTACCAACAAATAACGGACAGGTATTGGTAGCCCTGGAAGATGGTATTGCAACTATTGAACTTACAGACGGAACAATAACTTATAAAATAGATACTGACATCCATCTGATGCATAATAAACGGTTTAACGATGGTAAATGTGATCACGAAGGCCGTTTTTGGGTAGGTACTCATTCTATGAGCGGCGTGAGAGAGGTTAGTGAATTATATTGCATTAGTGAAAATTTTGCGATGGAGGAAAAGGTAAGTGGTGTATCTATTTCAAACGGGATTGCCTGGAACGCCGATGGTAGCTTAATGTATTATATTGATACGCCAACCGGCCAGGTTGTGCAGTATGATTTTGACAGGCAAACCGGCGCTATTGCCAATAAAAAAGTAATCATTACCATACCTGAAGAACAGGGGTACCCTGATGGCATGACCATTGATAATGAAGGGATGCTGTGGATTGCTTTATGGGATGGTTTTTGTGTAGCCAGGTTTGATCCGCAAACAGGCGAAATGATTCATAAGGTTGCTGTGCCGGCTCCCAAGGTGAGCTCATGCGCCTTTGGTGGGGATAATCTGGATACGCTGTATATTACCACCGCCCGGGCCGAGATGACTGAAGAAGAACTGGAACTGTATCCGTTGAGCGGAGGGGTTTTTGCAGTTAAAACCGATGCAAAAGGTATGCCTGCTCATTATTTTAAATAA
- a CDS encoding glycoside hydrolase family 16 protein, with protein sequence MTKSSNQIRKFYPKNWAKTGAIIFLHLICFLVIGATTANAQVLTRSAVLSSRLNVDTIISSNSFNSTSTFNTYWRYLYPWGSDHNGAARMYKENVSINNGILKLTANRITTDEGSSKSTPFLKIDYHSGTVSNRQPIAVTDSFPEYQISGYFKVPIETGVWPAFWLTAVKSWPPEIDILEYMGSNMLRQNTFTPPHIRTSKYSNVASAENTWHQYKVVLKKLNNTDISVEYYFDGKLTQIHKGANYFNKPMWLIINLQMEGMSGGPGPQTVSYYAKNVQVIRYRSY encoded by the coding sequence ATGACAAAATCATCTAATCAAATTCGGAAATTCTATCCTAAAAACTGGGCAAAAACTGGAGCAATTATTTTTCTGCACCTTATTTGCTTTTTAGTAATTGGTGCAACTACGGCAAATGCACAAGTCCTGACACGATCAGCAGTTTTGAGTAGTCGTCTAAATGTCGATACTATTATTAGCAGTAATTCATTTAATAGTACCTCAACCTTTAATACTTACTGGCGTTATCTGTACCCGTGGGGATCAGATCATAACGGCGCAGCCAGAATGTATAAAGAAAATGTTTCAATAAACAATGGCATTTTAAAACTAACTGCAAACAGAATAACTACTGACGAAGGTTCAAGTAAATCTACCCCGTTTTTAAAAATCGATTACCATTCCGGAACTGTATCTAACCGCCAACCTATAGCTGTTACTGATAGCTTTCCTGAATATCAAATCAGTGGTTATTTTAAGGTACCAATTGAAACCGGCGTATGGCCTGCGTTTTGGCTTACCGCAGTAAAAAGCTGGCCTCCTGAAATTGATATCCTGGAGTACATGGGAAGTAATATGTTAAGGCAAAACACTTTTACGCCCCCACATATTAGAACATCAAAATATTCAAATGTAGCCAGTGCCGAAAATACATGGCACCAATATAAGGTTGTTTTGAAAAAGTTGAATAATACGGATATTTCTGTTGAATATTATTTCGACGGGAAATTAACGCAGATACATAAAGGAGCAAATTACTTTAATAAACCCATGTGGTTAATTATAAATTTACAGATGGAGGGTATGAGTGGTGGGCCCGGACCACAAACCGTAAGCTATTATGCCAAAAATGTTCAAGTTATAAGATACAGAAGCTATTAA
- the gmd gene encoding GDP-mannose 4,6-dehydratase: MAQKIALITGVTGQDGAYLTELLLSKGYEVHGIKRRSSLFNTDRIDHLYQDPHDTNIKLTLHYGDLSDSTNLIRIIQQVQPDEIYNLGAMSHVKVSFDTPEYTANADGIGTLRLLEAIRILGLEKKTKIYQASTSELYGLVQAVPQSETTPFYPRSPYAVAKMYAYWITVNYREAYGIYACNGILFNHESPLRGETFVTRKITRATAKIAMGLQDKLFLGNLDAQRDWGHAKDYVEAMYLILQQDTPEDYVIATGVTTRVREFVRMSFAEVGITVEFKGGGVDEKGYVVSCSNPDFQIETGKEVVAVDKAYFRPTEVDLLIGDPTKSKTKLGWKPKYDLQGLVKEMVAADVELFRREKLLKDSGYIIRNQFE, encoded by the coding sequence ATGGCGCAAAAAATTGCTTTAATAACCGGAGTAACAGGACAAGACGGAGCTTATCTTACAGAATTATTATTATCAAAAGGATACGAAGTACACGGTATAAAACGCCGCAGTTCTTTATTTAATACCGATAGAATTGATCACCTGTATCAGGATCCTCATGACACCAATATTAAACTGACACTACACTATGGCGATCTATCGGATTCCACTAACCTGATAAGGATCATACAACAGGTACAACCTGATGAAATATATAATCTGGGCGCAATGTCGCATGTAAAAGTAAGTTTTGATACCCCCGAATATACTGCCAATGCCGATGGCATCGGAACCTTACGTTTGCTGGAAGCCATCCGCATATTAGGGCTTGAAAAAAAGACTAAAATATACCAGGCATCCACCTCTGAATTATATGGTTTGGTGCAAGCGGTTCCACAGTCAGAAACAACACCATTTTACCCGCGCTCACCCTATGCAGTAGCGAAAATGTACGCATACTGGATCACTGTAAACTATCGTGAAGCCTACGGCATATACGCGTGCAATGGTATTTTGTTTAACCACGAGAGCCCGTTACGCGGCGAAACATTTGTAACCCGTAAAATTACCAGGGCAACCGCCAAAATAGCAATGGGCCTGCAGGATAAATTATTCCTGGGTAACCTTGATGCACAGCGGGACTGGGGGCATGCCAAAGATTATGTAGAAGCCATGTACCTGATATTACAGCAGGATACCCCTGAAGATTACGTTATAGCTACAGGAGTAACCACCCGTGTACGTGAGTTTGTAAGAATGTCATTTGCTGAAGTAGGTATCACCGTTGAATTTAAAGGTGGGGGCGTAGACGAAAAAGGCTACGTGGTAAGTTGCAGTAATCCTGATTTTCAGATCGAAACGGGCAAAGAAGTAGTTGCTGTTGATAAAGCCTATTTTCGCCCAACTGAAGTTGATCTGCTGATCGGTGATCCAACCAAATCAAAAACAAAATTAGGCTGGAAACCTAAATACGACCTGCAAGGATTGGTAAAAGAGATGGTTGCTGCAGATGTTGAATTGTTCAGAAGAGAGAAACTATTAAAAGATTCAGGCTACATTATCAGAAACCAGTTTGAATAA
- the fcl gene encoding GDP-L-fucose synthase translates to MEKEAKIYIAGHRGMVGSAIYRKLKKEGFTNFVTRTSDTLDLRNQQAVADFFEQEKPDYVFVAAAKVGGIIANNTYRAEFLYDNLQIQNNIIHQSYLNGVKKLMFLGSSCIYPKMAPQPLKEEYLLTGLLEETNEPYAIAKIAGIKMCDAYRAQYGCNYISVMPTNLYGYNDNYHPQNSHVLPAMIRRFHEAKENGAPAVTIWGTGSPKREFLFADDLAEACYYLMLNYNEAGHINIGTGEDLSIKDLAYLVKDIIGYTGEINFDTSKPDGTPRKLMDVSKLQSKGWKYSTTLAEGIKLAYQDFLNNHNHLAER, encoded by the coding sequence ATGGAAAAAGAAGCAAAGATATACATAGCCGGTCATAGGGGCATGGTGGGTTCAGCTATCTATAGGAAACTTAAAAAAGAAGGCTTTACCAATTTTGTTACGCGCACGTCAGATACACTTGATTTGCGTAACCAGCAGGCGGTAGCCGATTTTTTTGAGCAGGAAAAGCCCGACTATGTTTTTGTAGCAGCAGCTAAAGTTGGGGGTATTATCGCCAATAACACCTATCGCGCCGAATTTTTGTATGATAACTTACAAATACAGAATAATATCATTCATCAGTCGTACTTAAATGGTGTGAAAAAGCTGATGTTTTTAGGCTCAAGCTGTATTTATCCTAAAATGGCCCCACAGCCGTTAAAGGAAGAATATTTGCTAACCGGCTTGCTTGAAGAAACCAATGAGCCCTACGCTATTGCAAAAATTGCAGGTATAAAAATGTGCGATGCCTATCGTGCCCAATATGGTTGTAATTATATATCAGTAATGCCAACAAATTTGTATGGCTATAATGATAATTATCACCCACAAAATTCACATGTTTTACCGGCGATGATACGCCGCTTTCATGAAGCAAAAGAAAATGGCGCACCGGCAGTAACCATATGGGGCACTGGATCACCAAAGCGTGAGTTTTTATTTGCTGATGACCTGGCCGAAGCTTGTTACTACCTGATGCTGAACTATAACGAAGCCGGTCATATCAATATAGGTACAGGTGAAGATCTATCCATAAAGGATCTGGCTTATTTGGTAAAAGATATCATAGGCTACACTGGGGAGATTAATTTTGATACCTCAAAGCCTGATGGAACACCAAGAAAACTAATGGATGTGAGCAAACTACAGAGCAAAGGCTGGAAGTATAGCACAACATTAGCTGAAGGAATTAAATTGGCTTACCAGGATTTTTTAAATAATCATAATCACTTGGCTGAACGATAA
- the rfbD gene encoding dTDP-4-dehydrorhamnose reductase yields the protein MGNIVVFGASGQLGHCLKKVAEEKGVADIHFLPEDEANILNVEAIKTVFEKHKPTYAINCAAYTAVDKAEDDVDLARSINKTGAENLAVACKEAGSVLVHVSTDFVFKGDNPNPRVEDDIAEPISIYGLTKLEGEQDIIRILDEHFILRTSWLYSEFGNNFVKTMLKLGAERDLLKIIADQVGTPTYGIDLAACILDIITSGKTNYGLYHYSNEGVTSWYDFAKGIFDLSATEVRVLPIRTSEYPTRATRPTYSVMDKSKIKLTFDIEIPYWRDSLAICIERLK from the coding sequence ATGGGAAACATTGTAGTATTTGGAGCCTCAGGGCAATTAGGCCATTGCTTAAAAAAAGTAGCAGAAGAAAAAGGAGTAGCAGATATCCATTTCCTGCCCGAAGACGAAGCTAATATTTTAAACGTTGAGGCAATTAAAACGGTATTTGAAAAACATAAACCAACTTATGCCATAAACTGCGCAGCCTACACCGCGGTTGATAAAGCCGAGGATGATGTAGATCTTGCCCGGAGCATCAATAAAACCGGAGCTGAAAACCTGGCTGTAGCTTGTAAAGAAGCCGGTTCTGTTTTAGTACATGTTTCTACCGACTTTGTTTTTAAAGGTGATAACCCCAACCCTCGTGTTGAGGATGATATTGCAGAACCGATTAGCATTTATGGTTTAACCAAGCTGGAAGGCGAACAGGACATTATCCGGATATTAGATGAGCATTTTATACTGCGTACAAGCTGGCTGTACTCGGAGTTTGGTAATAACTTTGTTAAAACCATGCTTAAGCTGGGCGCCGAACGCGATTTGCTTAAAATAATTGCTGACCAGGTTGGCACACCAACCTATGGCATTGATCTGGCTGCATGTATATTGGATATTATCACATCAGGCAAAACAAATTATGGCCTTTACCATTATAGTAATGAGGGCGTAACCTCATGGTACGATTTTGCCAAGGGAATCTTTGATCTGTCGGCTACCGAAGTAAGGGTATTGCCTATACGCACATCAGAATATCCGACAAGGGCAACAAGGCCGACTTATTCAGTTATGGATAAATCAAAGATCAAGCTTACATTTGATATAGAGATACCTTATTGGCGAGATAGTCTGGCTATCTGTATTGAGCGACTTAAATAA
- the rfbB gene encoding dTDP-glucose 4,6-dehydratase encodes MKTVLITGGAGFIGSHVVRRFVTQYPDYRIINVDALTYAGNLENLKDIEHAKNYVFEKADIKDSARISAIFDQYNVTDVIHLAAESHVDRSILSPMDFVYTNVIGTVTLLDIAKNKWKDDYKSHLFYHVSTDEVYGALGAEGLFTEDTRYDPHSPYSASKAASDHFVRAYYDTYGLQVVVSNCSNNYGPNHFPEKLIPLMINNIIHNKPLPVYGDGKYTRDWLYVIDHARAIDLIFHEGKKGDTYNIGGFNEWQNINLVHVLCKQMDEKLDREPGTSAKLITYVKDRPGHDLRYAIDASKINKELGWSPSVTFEEGLSATIDWFLSNKTWLNNITSGAYAHYYETQYDN; translated from the coding sequence ATGAAAACAGTCTTAATTACCGGCGGCGCCGGCTTTATTGGTTCACACGTGGTTCGCCGCTTTGTAACACAATACCCTGATTATCGCATCATAAATGTTGACGCGCTTACTTATGCCGGCAACCTGGAGAATTTAAAAGATATAGAGCATGCCAAAAATTATGTTTTTGAAAAGGCTGATATAAAGGATAGTGCCCGAATCAGCGCTATTTTCGATCAATATAATGTTACGGATGTTATCCACCTGGCGGCAGAGTCACATGTGGATAGGTCAATACTTAGTCCGATGGATTTTGTGTATACCAACGTAATAGGTACGGTTACTTTATTGGATATAGCCAAAAATAAATGGAAGGACGATTACAAAAGTCATCTTTTTTACCATGTATCAACCGATGAGGTTTATGGCGCTTTAGGTGCCGAGGGCTTGTTTACCGAGGATACCCGTTATGATCCGCACTCGCCGTACAGCGCGAGCAAGGCAGCATCTGATCATTTTGTGCGTGCATACTATGATACTTATGGCTTACAGGTAGTGGTATCAAACTGCTCAAACAATTATGGCCCCAACCATTTTCCTGAAAAACTGATCCCTTTAATGATCAATAACATCATCCATAACAAACCTTTACCGGTTTATGGCGATGGTAAATATACCCGCGATTGGCTGTATGTAATTGACCATGCCCGCGCTATCGATTTGATATTCCACGAAGGTAAAAAAGGTGATACTTACAATATTGGCGGCTTTAACGAGTGGCAGAATATTAACCTGGTACATGTACTTTGTAAGCAGATGGATGAAAAACTAGATCGTGAGCCAGGTACCAGCGCTAAGTTGATCACCTATGTAAAAGACCGCCCGGGCCATGATTTGCGTTACGCCATTGATGCCAGCAAGATCAATAAAGAATTAGGCTGGTCGCCATCAGTTACATTTGAAGAAGGACTTTCAGCAACTATTGATTGGTTCCTATCAAACAAAACATGGCTTAATAATATTACAAGTGGGGCGTATGCTCACTATTACGAAACACAGTACGATAACTAA
- a CDS encoding serine acetyltransferase: MKRNFSILQDWSANKGNPKGRTILLLYRLAIRIRFTPVLLLFFFWYLVLYIFFVEWLLGVELTFGAVLGSGTQIWHGYAIVLNPAVRIGNNCVLRHSLTIGNKGADSKCPVIGNNVNIGAGVCILGDLNIGDNVVIGAGSIVVKDIPSNSVAVGNPARIINKG, from the coding sequence GTGAAAAGAAATTTCTCAATATTACAAGATTGGAGCGCAAATAAAGGCAATCCAAAAGGCAGAACCATTTTGCTCTTATACAGATTAGCTATACGTATCAGGTTTACCCCAGTTCTTTTATTGTTCTTTTTCTGGTATTTAGTCCTCTACATATTTTTTGTGGAATGGTTACTAGGTGTTGAACTCACATTTGGAGCTGTTTTAGGTTCAGGCACACAAATATGGCATGGTTATGCTATTGTACTGAACCCCGCGGTAAGAATTGGAAACAATTGTGTATTAAGGCACAGCCTGACAATTGGCAATAAAGGCGCCGATAGTAAATGCCCTGTTATTGGTAACAATGTTAATATTGGTGCCGGTGTTTGCATTTTAGGTGATTTAAATATAGGCGATAATGTAGTAATAGGGGCGGGTTCGATTGTCGTAAAGGATATCCCTTCAAATAGTGTTGCAGTTGGTAATCCTGCCAGGATTATAAATAAGGGTTAA
- a CDS encoding glycosyltransferase family protein, which translates to MKKKDIVILANIEWLFLKQRHQNLAENLVDFGYNVVFVESAAKRNPQIADIPRIFSRLLKSVKTQTPHSDAAVNVVSPFVLPSTFKINRLFNKLFFVKKLASKISSYFKNDECILIIYAPTSTNLQLIDFLKPSKVIYDCVSNFEAFKEMPADTVQIENQLIKEANAVVVDCEFLLQKHTALSKTIKIIEPAVDFKLFNRFFKPQSRTKLRKLIYYGQVDPLKIDINLLNFLAEKGILITIVGGVKSTDISNLIEILPVVKSDQLPEIINKFDAIILPYNVNEYTNGIIPAKFYECFATGLPIVATKMYNFLRYENLLITGNTYDEILEQINLFTISSDTEHALERIKIAQNNSWQKFTENFSDVIETA; encoded by the coding sequence ATGAAAAAAAAAGACATAGTAATACTAGCCAATATTGAATGGCTCTTCCTGAAACAAAGGCATCAGAATTTAGCAGAAAATTTAGTTGATTTTGGTTATAATGTGGTTTTTGTTGAGAGCGCGGCAAAGCGAAACCCACAAATTGCTGACATACCACGGATTTTCTCCCGACTGCTAAAATCTGTTAAAACTCAAACCCCTCATTCCGACGCTGCAGTTAATGTTGTTAGTCCGTTTGTATTACCTTCAACCTTTAAAATAAACAGACTTTTTAACAAGCTTTTCTTTGTAAAAAAGCTTGCTTCAAAAATATCATCGTATTTTAAAAATGATGAATGTATACTTATCATATACGCTCCAACCTCTACAAATCTTCAATTGATTGATTTTTTAAAACCTTCAAAAGTCATATATGATTGCGTATCAAACTTTGAAGCTTTTAAAGAAATGCCTGCCGATACGGTGCAGATAGAAAATCAATTAATTAAAGAAGCAAATGCAGTAGTGGTAGATTGTGAATTTTTGTTGCAGAAGCATACGGCATTATCAAAAACAATAAAGATAATTGAACCCGCTGTTGATTTTAAATTATTTAACAGATTCTTTAAGCCACAAAGCCGTACCAAACTCCGTAAATTAATTTATTACGGGCAGGTTGATCCGCTTAAGATTGATATAAACCTCTTGAATTTTTTAGCGGAGAAGGGAATTTTAATAACTATAGTTGGGGGAGTAAAAAGTACTGATATTTCAAACTTAATAGAAATATTACCTGTAGTGAAATCTGACCAGCTTCCTGAAATAATAAATAAATTCGATGCCATCATTTTACCATATAATGTAAATGAGTACACTAACGGCATAATCCCAGCTAAATTTTATGAATGCTTTGCAACAGGGCTTCCAATAGTTGCAACAAAAATGTATAATTTTTTAAGGTACGAAAACCTGTTAATAACAGGTAACACTTATGATGAAATATTAGAGCAAATTAATTTGTTTACAATATCAAGTGATACAGAACATGCTTTGGAAAGGATTAAAATAGCCCAAAATAACTCGTGGCAAAAGTTTACTGAAAACTTTTCTGATGTGATAGAAACAGCATAA